One part of the Acidimicrobiia bacterium genome encodes these proteins:
- a CDS encoding response regulator, giving the protein MPNDPYQFFRVEARELVEQLVQCALDLEKGDRAALAMLLRHAHTLKGAARVVKQTAIADAAHAVEEVLQPFREGTDAVPVRAVESVLGYVDAIRAALDVLPGPDGAAPPAAENDTEAPPAAAAGAAPRSVRTDISELDVVIEGLGETHSRLGALERDLGAVGRVSDLADDIVAQLATVLGPDAVEGLSARTAERARRTAVDLRRLIGDLARNADSGVARVDRELREMRDAVERIRLVPARVLFTDLERAARDVARALGKRVEFVGEGGDVRLDAHILETAQRALHQSVRNAVAHGIETESDRTRAGKPAAGTVTVSIELRDARIVFACRDDGRGVDLEAVRAKARAKGLSEAEADRLGRDDLVRLLLAGGISTSAAVTEVSGRGIGLDVVSEAATRLGGDVRVDTEAGRGTTIELDVPHAVAAFEALEVDAGQRRMLLPLDAVASTRRVDPREIHVGADGDVVTIDGAVVPFVPLAAVLDGSTIDLTAGVPCTLVMVAAGERVVAVGVDRLLGTSGVVARPLPELVRNTPLVSGTAFDAEGNPRLVLAPDALVAEAVSGTRRARAAEPRAIDPILVVDDSLTTRMLEQSILESAGYLVEVATSAEEGLDVARRVPHSLFLVDVEMPGMDGFTFVAQTRADAALRATPAILVSSRNAPEDLERGFGAGASAYITKGEFDQGVLLERVRELTVR; this is encoded by the coding sequence ATGCCCAACGATCCGTACCAGTTCTTCCGCGTCGAGGCGCGCGAGCTCGTCGAGCAACTCGTGCAGTGCGCGCTCGACCTCGAGAAGGGCGATCGCGCCGCGCTCGCGATGCTGCTTCGGCACGCGCACACGCTGAAGGGCGCGGCGCGGGTGGTGAAGCAGACCGCGATCGCCGACGCCGCGCACGCGGTGGAAGAGGTGTTGCAGCCGTTCCGGGAGGGCACGGACGCGGTTCCGGTGCGCGCGGTCGAATCCGTGCTCGGGTACGTCGACGCGATCCGAGCCGCGCTCGACGTGCTGCCCGGCCCCGACGGCGCCGCTCCGCCGGCCGCAGAGAACGACACGGAGGCGCCGCCGGCCGCCGCGGCCGGGGCCGCGCCCCGCAGCGTTCGCACCGACATCTCCGAGCTCGACGTCGTGATCGAGGGGCTCGGCGAGACGCACTCGCGACTCGGCGCGCTCGAGCGTGACCTCGGCGCGGTCGGACGGGTGAGCGACCTGGCCGACGACATCGTGGCGCAGCTCGCGACGGTGCTCGGACCCGACGCGGTCGAGGGCCTGTCGGCGCGGACCGCGGAACGCGCACGCCGGACCGCGGTTGACCTGAGACGCCTGATCGGAGACCTCGCGCGCAACGCCGACAGCGGCGTCGCGCGCGTCGACCGTGAGCTGCGCGAGATGCGCGACGCGGTCGAGCGCATCCGGCTCGTTCCCGCGCGCGTGCTGTTCACCGATCTCGAGCGCGCCGCGCGCGACGTCGCGCGCGCGCTCGGCAAGCGGGTCGAGTTCGTCGGGGAGGGCGGCGACGTCCGGCTCGACGCCCACATCCTCGAGACCGCGCAGCGTGCCCTCCACCAGTCGGTCCGCAACGCGGTCGCGCACGGCATCGAGACCGAGTCCGATCGGACGCGCGCCGGCAAGCCGGCTGCAGGAACCGTCACGGTCTCGATCGAGCTGCGTGACGCGCGGATCGTGTTCGCGTGTCGCGACGACGGGCGCGGCGTGGATCTCGAAGCCGTGCGCGCGAAGGCGCGAGCGAAGGGGCTCTCGGAGGCCGAAGCCGACCGGCTCGGACGCGACGACCTCGTACGCCTGCTGCTCGCCGGTGGGATCAGCACGTCGGCAGCGGTGACGGAGGTCTCCGGCCGCGGCATCGGGCTCGACGTCGTGAGCGAGGCCGCGACGCGGCTCGGCGGCGATGTCCGCGTCGATACGGAAGCGGGCCGGGGCACGACCATCGAGCTCGACGTTCCCCATGCCGTCGCGGCGTTCGAGGCCCTGGAGGTCGACGCCGGTCAGCGGCGCATGCTGCTGCCCCTCGACGCGGTCGCGAGCACCCGCCGGGTCGACCCGCGCGAGATCCACGTCGGTGCCGACGGCGACGTCGTGACGATCGACGGCGCGGTCGTGCCGTTCGTCCCGCTCGCCGCGGTGCTCGACGGATCGACGATCGACCTCACCGCGGGAGTGCCGTGCACGCTCGTGATGGTCGCGGCGGGGGAACGCGTCGTCGCGGTCGGTGTCGACCGTCTGCTCGGCACGTCCGGCGTCGTCGCCCGACCGCTGCCCGAGCTCGTACGCAACACGCCGCTGGTGTCGGGTACCGCGTTCGACGCCGAGGGCAACCCGCGCCTCGTGCTCGCGCCGGACGCATTGGTCGCCGAGGCGGTCAGCGGCACGCGCCGGGCGCGTGCGGCCGAGCCGCGCGCCATCGATCCGATCCTCGTCGTCGACGATTCGCTGACGACACGGATGTTGGAACAGAGCATCCTCGAGTCGGCCGGCTATCTCGTCGAGGTCGCAACGTCGGCCGAGGAGGGCCTCGACGTCGCCCGCCGGGTCCCGCACTCGTTGTTCCTCGTCGACGTCGAGATGCCGGGCATGGACGGCTTCACGTTCGTCGCGCAGACGCGCGCCGACGCCGCGCTGCGCGCCACGCCCGCGATCCTCGTCAGCTCGCGCAACGCGCCCGAAGACCTCGAGCGCGGGTTCGGTGCGGGCGCGAGCGCATACATCACGAAGGGCGAGTTCGACCAGGGAGTGCTGCTCGAGCGCGTCCGAGAGCTGACAGTCCGCTAG